One window from the genome of Chiroxiphia lanceolata isolate bChiLan1 chromosome 15, bChiLan1.pri, whole genome shotgun sequence encodes:
- the C15H5orf15 gene encoding keratinocyte-associated transmembrane protein 2 isoform X1, whose product MRGPLPVGGASATSAERPEMAAGGGERRERAGRALGLALLLGWALAARGQEPHGERRDPVNAETLLKNISSKSENETLSRSQNLTDSLQSLTSTKKAIPTTAKISSVTAGKAPTAKGDSSSSVLPASPVSPIDASEDTKIEDEDLLTDLKDTLNSSPPIIKETLESDGDDYGPYEMTPISRYNPDLEMPDDDDSDTISNYNEEIKTLDEKIKGVSVSGLEEEEDSHFFFHLVVVAFLVAVVYVTYHNKRKLFLLVQSRRWRDGLCSRTVEYHRLDQNVNEAMPSLKITNDYVF is encoded by the exons ATGCGCGGCCCCCTCCCCGTGGGCGGTGCCTCCGCCACGTCCGCGGAGCGGCCCGAGatggcggcgggcggcggcgagcggcgggagcgggcggGCCGCGCCCTCGGCCTGGCGCTGCTGCTCGGCTGGGCCCTGGCGGCCCGCGGGCAGGAACCCCACGGTGAGCGCCGGG ATCCTGTGAACGCGGAGAcgcttctgaaaaatatttcttctaaaagTGAGAATGAAACACTGAGTAGATCCCAAAATTTGACAGACAGCTTGCAGAGCCTAACCTCAACAAAAAAGGCAATCCCAACAACAGCCAAAATCAGTTCAGTGACTGCAGGAAAGGCACCTACAGCAAAAGGTGACTCTTCCTCATCTGTTCTCCCTGCTAGTCCAGTATCTCCAATTGATGCTTCTGAAGATACTAAAATTGAGGACGAGGATCTTCTAACAGATTTGAAAGATACACTAAATAGTTCCCCACCCATCATAAAAGAAACTCTGGAGTCAGATGGAGATGATTATGGTCCTTACGAGATGACACCGATTTCCAGGTACAACCCAGACCTAGAGATGCCGGATGACGACGACTCCGACACCATCAGCAATTACAACGAGGAGATCAAGACCCTGGATGAGAAGATAAAAGGTGTTTCTGTCTCAGGGTTGGAAGAAGAAGAGGAcagccatttctttttccatctggTTGTAGTTGCCTTCTTAGTAGCCGTTGTTTATGTCACCTATCACAATAAGAGGAAG ctgttcctgctggtgCAGAGCCGGCGCTGGAGGGACGGGCTGTGCTCCCGGACGGTGGAGTATCATCGCTTGGACCAGAACGTCAACGAGGCGATGCCTTCCCTCAAAATAACCAACGACTACGTGTTCTGA
- the C15H5orf15 gene encoding keratinocyte-associated transmembrane protein 2 isoform X2 — protein sequence MRGPLPVGGASATSAERPEMAAGGGERRERAGRALGLALLLGWALAARGQEPHDPVNAETLLKNISSKSENETLSRSQNLTDSLQSLTSTKKAIPTTAKISSVTAGKAPTAKGDSSSSVLPASPVSPIDASEDTKIEDEDLLTDLKDTLNSSPPIIKETLESDGDDYGPYEMTPISRYNPDLEMPDDDDSDTISNYNEEIKTLDEKIKGVSVSGLEEEEDSHFFFHLVVVAFLVAVVYVTYHNKRKLFLLVQSRRWRDGLCSRTVEYHRLDQNVNEAMPSLKITNDYVF from the exons ATGCGCGGCCCCCTCCCCGTGGGCGGTGCCTCCGCCACGTCCGCGGAGCGGCCCGAGatggcggcgggcggcggcgagcggcgggagcgggcggGCCGCGCCCTCGGCCTGGCGCTGCTGCTCGGCTGGGCCCTGGCGGCCCGCGGGCAGGAACCCCACG ATCCTGTGAACGCGGAGAcgcttctgaaaaatatttcttctaaaagTGAGAATGAAACACTGAGTAGATCCCAAAATTTGACAGACAGCTTGCAGAGCCTAACCTCAACAAAAAAGGCAATCCCAACAACAGCCAAAATCAGTTCAGTGACTGCAGGAAAGGCACCTACAGCAAAAGGTGACTCTTCCTCATCTGTTCTCCCTGCTAGTCCAGTATCTCCAATTGATGCTTCTGAAGATACTAAAATTGAGGACGAGGATCTTCTAACAGATTTGAAAGATACACTAAATAGTTCCCCACCCATCATAAAAGAAACTCTGGAGTCAGATGGAGATGATTATGGTCCTTACGAGATGACACCGATTTCCAGGTACAACCCAGACCTAGAGATGCCGGATGACGACGACTCCGACACCATCAGCAATTACAACGAGGAGATCAAGACCCTGGATGAGAAGATAAAAGGTGTTTCTGTCTCAGGGTTGGAAGAAGAAGAGGAcagccatttctttttccatctggTTGTAGTTGCCTTCTTAGTAGCCGTTGTTTATGTCACCTATCACAATAAGAGGAAG ctgttcctgctggtgCAGAGCCGGCGCTGGAGGGACGGGCTGTGCTCCCGGACGGTGGAGTATCATCGCTTGGACCAGAACGTCAACGAGGCGATGCCTTCCCTCAAAATAACCAACGACTACGTGTTCTGA